A portion of the Cryptomeria japonica chromosome 5, Sugi_1.0, whole genome shotgun sequence genome contains these proteins:
- the LOC131028463 gene encoding oligopeptide transporter 7 isoform X1: MWWPANLVQVSLFRTLHEKEERQKGGVTRLQFFLIALTCSFGYYVLPGYLFPMLTSFSWLCWMFPGSVIAQQVGSGLHGLGLGAVGLDWSTISSYLGSPLATPWFAVANVGVGFVLIMYVITPLTYWFGVYDARVFPIFSKDLFTSTGKIYNISAIVDSNLNLDVQAYQKYGQLHLSTFFVFSYSMSFAALSATIMHALIFHGKNIWNLRIHTFKDKKMDVHSRLMRKYKAVPEWWFFTILALTLTVTITACEWFKDQLQLRWWGVLLSCGLAIFFTLPIGIIKATTDKSLGLNVISEYIFGYISPGRPVANISFKILSIITIGQALTFLQDFKLGQYMKIPPRFMFMAQMVGTSVAALVYMGTAWWMIDNVPNLCNTAVLPDNSPWVCPMDQVIYDASVVWGLIGPRRIFGSLGLYGAVNWSFLIGAIAPMLAWLLQKLWPEKTWIKYINMPVLIGATSLMPPATAVNFTSWLIIGFLFSFLIYRYHRQWWQRHNYVLSAGLDAGLAFMGVLLYVCLGLENVSLKWWGTHLDGCPLASCPTAKNISVHDCPMFV; this comes from the exons ATGTGGTGGCCTGCAAATCTGGTTCAAGTCTCCCTATTCAG AACACTTCATGAGAAGGAGGAGAGACAAAAAGGAGGTGTAACGCGCTTGCAGTTCTTTCTAATAGCTTTAACATGCAGCTTTGGTTATTACGTGCTTCCAGGTTATCTTTTCCCCATGCTGACATCTTTTTCATGGCTGTGCTGGATGTTTCCTGGATCTGTTATTGCACAGCAAGTGGGTTCAGGCCTTCATGGGCTAGGTCTGGGTGCTGTTGGATTGGACTGGTCAACTATCTCTTCATATCTGGGAAGTCCACTGGCCACACCCTGGTTTGCTGTAGCCAATGTGGGCGTTGGCTTTGTGCTCATAATGTATGTGATTACACCATTGACATATTGGTTTGGTGTTTATGATGCTAGAGTCTTCCCCATATTTTCCAAGGACCTCTTCACATCTACAGGAAAAATTTACAATATATCTGCCATAGTGGATTCCAACCTCAATTTGGACGTACAGGCCTATCAGAAGTATGGCCAGTTACATCTGagcactttttttgttttttcttataGCATGTCCTTTGCAGCATTGTCTGCCACGATCATGCATGCACTCATCTTCCATGGAAA AAACATATGGAATCTCAGAATACATACCTTCAAAGATAAGAAAATGGATGTGCACTCTAGGCTCATGAGGAAATACAAAGCAGTACCAGAGTGGTGGTTTTTCACAATTCTTGCCTTGACTTTAACAGTCACCATTACAGCTTGTGAATGGTTTAAGGATCAGCTTCAATTGCGGTGGTGGGGAGTGCTCCTTTCATGTGGCCTTGCCATATTCTTCACTCTACCAATTGGCATTATAAAGGCTACTACTGATAAG AGCCTGGGCTTGAATGTCATTTCTGAATACATTTTTGGCTACATCTCCCCAGGCAGACCAGTGGCCAATATCTCCTTCAAGATTTTGAGTATTATCACCATTGGTCAAGCCCTAACTTTTCTGCAAGACTTCAAACTTGGTCAGTACATGAAGATTCCTCCACGCTTCATGTTCATGGCACAA ATGGTAGGGACAAGTGTTGCTGCACTGGTATACATGGGAACAGCATGGTGGATGATTGACAACGTTCCCAATCTGTGCAATACAGCAGTCTTACCAGATAACAGTCCATGGGTTTGTCCAAtggaccaagtgatatatgatgcaTCTGTGGTTTGGGGACTAATCGGTCCAAGGCGAATTTTCGGAAGCCTTGGTTTATATGGTGCTGTTAACTGGTCTTTCCTAATAGGAGCCATAGCCCCAATGCTGGCATGGCTTTTGCAAAAGTTGTGGCCTGAGAAAACATGGATAAAGTATATCAATATGCCTGTGCTTATTGGAGCAACATCACTTATGCCTCCTGCCACTGCAGTGAATTTCACTAGCTGGTTGATTATTGGATTTCTTTTCAGCTTTTTGATATACAGATATCACAGACAATGGTGGCAGAGACATAACTATGTGCTTTCAGCAGGACTGGATGCAGGTTTGGCCTTCATGGGTGTGCTTCTCTATGTTTGTTTGGGTCTGGAGAATGTATCTTTGAAGTGGTGGGGAACACACTTGGATGGTTGCCCATTAGCTTCCTGCCCAACAGCTAAGAATATATCAGTTCATGATTGTCCAATGTTTGTTTAG
- the LOC131028463 gene encoding oligopeptide transporter 7 isoform X2, with translation MLTSFSWLCWMFPGSVIAQQVGSGLHGLGLGAVGLDWSTISSYLGSPLATPWFAVANVGVGFVLIMYVITPLTYWFGVYDARVFPIFSKDLFTSTGKIYNISAIVDSNLNLDVQAYQKYGQLHLSTFFVFSYSMSFAALSATIMHALIFHGKNIWNLRIHTFKDKKMDVHSRLMRKYKAVPEWWFFTILALTLTVTITACEWFKDQLQLRWWGVLLSCGLAIFFTLPIGIIKATTDKSLGLNVISEYIFGYISPGRPVANISFKILSIITIGQALTFLQDFKLGQYMKIPPRFMFMAQMVGTSVAALVYMGTAWWMIDNVPNLCNTAVLPDNSPWVCPMDQVIYDASVVWGLIGPRRIFGSLGLYGAVNWSFLIGAIAPMLAWLLQKLWPEKTWIKYINMPVLIGATSLMPPATAVNFTSWLIIGFLFSFLIYRYHRQWWQRHNYVLSAGLDAGLAFMGVLLYVCLGLENVSLKWWGTHLDGCPLASCPTAKNISVHDCPMFV, from the exons ATGCTGACATCTTTTTCATGGCTGTGCTGGATGTTTCCTGGATCTGTTATTGCACAGCAAGTGGGTTCAGGCCTTCATGGGCTAGGTCTGGGTGCTGTTGGATTGGACTGGTCAACTATCTCTTCATATCTGGGAAGTCCACTGGCCACACCCTGGTTTGCTGTAGCCAATGTGGGCGTTGGCTTTGTGCTCATAATGTATGTGATTACACCATTGACATATTGGTTTGGTGTTTATGATGCTAGAGTCTTCCCCATATTTTCCAAGGACCTCTTCACATCTACAGGAAAAATTTACAATATATCTGCCATAGTGGATTCCAACCTCAATTTGGACGTACAGGCCTATCAGAAGTATGGCCAGTTACATCTGagcactttttttgttttttcttataGCATGTCCTTTGCAGCATTGTCTGCCACGATCATGCATGCACTCATCTTCCATGGAAA AAACATATGGAATCTCAGAATACATACCTTCAAAGATAAGAAAATGGATGTGCACTCTAGGCTCATGAGGAAATACAAAGCAGTACCAGAGTGGTGGTTTTTCACAATTCTTGCCTTGACTTTAACAGTCACCATTACAGCTTGTGAATGGTTTAAGGATCAGCTTCAATTGCGGTGGTGGGGAGTGCTCCTTTCATGTGGCCTTGCCATATTCTTCACTCTACCAATTGGCATTATAAAGGCTACTACTGATAAG AGCCTGGGCTTGAATGTCATTTCTGAATACATTTTTGGCTACATCTCCCCAGGCAGACCAGTGGCCAATATCTCCTTCAAGATTTTGAGTATTATCACCATTGGTCAAGCCCTAACTTTTCTGCAAGACTTCAAACTTGGTCAGTACATGAAGATTCCTCCACGCTTCATGTTCATGGCACAA ATGGTAGGGACAAGTGTTGCTGCACTGGTATACATGGGAACAGCATGGTGGATGATTGACAACGTTCCCAATCTGTGCAATACAGCAGTCTTACCAGATAACAGTCCATGGGTTTGTCCAAtggaccaagtgatatatgatgcaTCTGTGGTTTGGGGACTAATCGGTCCAAGGCGAATTTTCGGAAGCCTTGGTTTATATGGTGCTGTTAACTGGTCTTTCCTAATAGGAGCCATAGCCCCAATGCTGGCATGGCTTTTGCAAAAGTTGTGGCCTGAGAAAACATGGATAAAGTATATCAATATGCCTGTGCTTATTGGAGCAACATCACTTATGCCTCCTGCCACTGCAGTGAATTTCACTAGCTGGTTGATTATTGGATTTCTTTTCAGCTTTTTGATATACAGATATCACAGACAATGGTGGCAGAGACATAACTATGTGCTTTCAGCAGGACTGGATGCAGGTTTGGCCTTCATGGGTGTGCTTCTCTATGTTTGTTTGGGTCTGGAGAATGTATCTTTGAAGTGGTGGGGAACACACTTGGATGGTTGCCCATTAGCTTCCTGCCCAACAGCTAAGAATATATCAGTTCATGATTGTCCAATGTTTGTTTAG
- the LOC131875761 gene encoding oligopeptide transporter 7-like: MGRKEVHSGSEVMEDSCGSSSLTPWINSERNTETQSDNEEKEDPNVCYTENEANEEDVSPIEQVALTVPTTDDPSLPVLTFRMWVLGLLSCMSLSFLNQFFSYRIEPLTITAVSAQIAVLPLGRFMAATLPETKFKVPGTKWKFCLNPGPFNVKEHVLITIFAGAGASPVNAIHIVNIIKIFYKRNLDLYVALLIVLMSQVKV; the protein is encoded by the exons ATGGGAAG AAAGGAGGTTCATTCTGGTTCAGAAGTTATGGAGGACTCCTGTGGCTCATCTTCTCTAACACCAT GGATCAACAGTGAGAGGAATACCGAAACTCAAtcagataatgaagaaaaagaagaccCAAATGTTTGTTACACTGAGAATGAGGCTAATGAAGAAGATGTCTCCCCAATTGAGCAAGTAGCTCTTACAGTCCCCACAACTGATGATCCATCTCTGCCTGTGCTCACATTCAGGATGTGGGTGTTGGGATTGCTTTCATGTATGAGCCTTTCTTTTCTGAATCAGTTTTTTTCCTACAGAATAGAACCTCTTACTATCACCGCAGTGTCTGCTCAGATTGCTGTGCTCCCACTAGGGCGTTTCATGGCTGCGACACTGCCTGAAACTAAGTTTAAGGTCCCTGGTACCAAATGGAAGTTTTGCTTGAATCCGGGACCTTTCAATGTTAAAGAGCATGTCCTTATTACGATCTTTGCCGGCGCTGGAGCTAGCCCTGTGAATGCAATCCATATTGTCAACATCATAAAGATCTTCTACAAAAGGAATCTGGACCTGTATGTAGCCCTATTGATAGTTCTCATGTCACAGGTAAAAGTGTAA